Genomic segment of Candidatus Neomarinimicrobiota bacterium:
ATAACAACGTTCGGCTCTTCGAACGACCTCACGATGTCATCGATAATAGAGGATTCTATGAACGGTTCATCACCCTGAATATTCACTACCACATCAACATTCATATTTCTTACAGCCGCACCGACCCTATCACTGCCGCTCTCTGAATCTGAGGGAGTCATAACCGCCTTACCGCCGAAATCTCTTACCGCCTGAATTATCCTTTCGTCATCTGTAGCGACTATCAATTCATCGAGAGTTTGCGCTTGATTTGCGCTTTCCCAAACGTGCTGAATCATAGGTTTGTTGCCTATAAGCGCCAAAGGCTTACCCGGAAGTCTTTTTGAACCATATCTTGCGGGTATGACTCCAACAGAATGCATTAAACCATTACCATATTATGTTTTCAGTACCTTCGGGACGAGAAAATATTCGTTATCATGCTTAGGAGAATTCTTGAATACTTGCTTTTTATCCAAAGAGGGTCGGGATTTATCTTCCCGTGAGACATTCATAATATCATTTACATGAGCCAGAGGCTCCACGTCGGATACGTCAACTTCATTGAGTTTTTCTACGTATGATATAATGTCGCCGAGCTGCTTTGCGAATTTATTTCGCTCATCCTCGGAAAGATCGAGCTTAGCAAGCCGGGCAATTTTATCTACATCTTCTTTTGAAATACTCAAACGGTTTCTCACTAAATTTATGAATTTTAAATTTAGTAGAGTGACGCCCGAGTGTCAAGAGCAATATTTATACCAACTATTAAAAAAACTGATATTTTAGCTGTTTTTCAGAATTTTATTCGTATCGCAGAGATTCGATTGGATCAAGTCTTGATGCCTTCAAAGCAGGCCAGAATCCGGATACGATGCCCACGAATGAGCAGAAAAGTAACCCTATTACAACCCAGAACCAAGGAATAGCAACGCTAAGGTTCATAAAACTTGCGGCTACATTCCCAAGCACAACACCGAAAATTACTCCTATTAACCCGCCTGTAAGGCTAAGTAATACGGCCTCGACGAGGAATTGTGTAAGGATATGTTTTTTTCTCGCACCGATAGCTTTTCTTATGCCTATCTCTCTCGTCCTCTCCGTAACGGATACCATCATAATATTCATAATCCCAATTCCGGCAACCGCTAAAGAAATGAAACTGATTAAAACTGAGCCAATTTTCAAATTGCGTGATATATCATTAAAAAAACTTATCAAACTTTCACTGTTGAAAACTTCAAAATCGTTTTCTTCACCGGGAGCAACTTTACGTACCGCTCGCATAATTGTAATTATCTCGTCAATAGCTCCGTTCAATAGCTCGGACGATTTTGCGGATATAGTAATATTTATCGATCCTTCTTTTCCATAAATTTTCTGAAATACAGGGAGCGGAATCACCAACATATTGTTTCTTGATCGTCCCATTTCATTGCCCTGCTCTTCGATAACCCCTACCACCTCAAAGTTCCTGCCTTCAAACTTCACTGTTTCGCCGATAGGATATTTGAATGGAAACAACGCTTCCACAGCCTCTAATCCGATGACCATTACAAACCGTGAATAATCCACATCTGTTTGTGTTAAAAATCTCCCGTCCTCAACGAAATAACCGTTATTTGGCGACCACTCCGGCGTAGCGCCGGACACGAGGTATACAGGCTCGGTGGTTTTCTTCTTATAACCGATAGCCTTACCGAAAGCCCAATCTTCTGCGCCGACGTTAGCGACTTTTTTCGCTCTGTCTCTTATAGCGTCAGCGTGTTCTACTTTTATGTTTTTTCTGTTCCGATATTTATGTCTCTCGCTCGGCCCTACATTCATAAACGGCGTTTTCTGCACTTGAAATACCGTAGAGCCGAGAATGGATAAGCTTTTTTCCATATATGTTTGAATAGCTTCCATCGTTGTCATAATACCGATAATTGAAGCAACACCGATTATCATACCTATCAGAGTCAGAGCCGAGCGCATTTTTTGTTTTGTGAGACTCTCTACCGCAATTATAAAGCTGTTAAAGTATCCCATTATTCATACCTCAGCGCATCTATAGGATCTAATTTTGAGGCTTTTGACGCAGGAAACATTCCAAATCCAATTCCTATTAAAGCTGAAATGACGAGCGCTAACAAGGCCCATGATAACGGCATAGCCGTTGGCAGCAAATACTTGTCTATTACCACGCTAATTCCGAAGCCTATTACAAGAGCGATAATCCCGCCCAATAAACAGATTGCTGAAGATTCAATGAGAAATTGAAATAGTATACTTCTTCTCCGGGCGCCAAGCGCCTTTCGTATGCCAATTTCTCTTGTCCTCTCTGTAACCGAAACCAGCATAATATTCATCACGCCGATTCCTCCAACTAACAACGACAGCGCTGTTATTACGATACCGGCTCCATAAATTGCACCGGTCATATTATCATACATATCGGTAAAAACGCTTTGTTGATTTATGCTGAAGTCGTCTTCGGCGCCCGGAGGAACTCTCCTCACGCGCCGCATAATTCCAATCAGCTCATCCTTTGTTTCTTCCATATATACCTGGTCATTTACTTTAACATGAATGGAAACTCGTCGTCGCGTACCGAACGAATTGCTAAATGTTGCCAGAGGTATTATCACTCTGGAATCAAGATCCATCATTCCGAGTAAATTTCCCTTCTTTTCGAGGATTCCGATTACACTATAAGGGCGACCTTCGATCCGTATTTTACTGCCGATCGGATCTTCATTTTCATAGAGATTAGCTGCGATCTCACTGCCTATTACAGCTACGTGTCTCGAGTGCTTTACGTCTATATCTGATAAGAATCTTCCATATTCCGGATAAAGATTTGCCGTTTCACTATATGAAGTTGTGGTTCCGATTACCATAACCCGTCCAAGACTTTTTTCTCGATGTTTTACTGTTTTGTGTGCGCTTACTACAGGGGCGACAGCGCTCACATGGCTGGCATATTTAAAAATGCTTTCCGCATCCGATATTTTAATGTCCTTCCGGTTATTATACTTGAAGAAATCCTTATTAGTGAACCAGGGCATTTTATCAACGAAGAGAACATCTGAACCGAGAGCAGATATACTTGTGGAGAACGCTCTGTTCAATCCTTCTATAGCAGTAGCCATAACCGTTACAGCCACAATGCCGATTACTATACCGAGTGTGGTCAGTGTTGAGCGGAATTTGTTTTCACGAAGAGCTGAAAGCGCTATTCTCACTCCTTCATATATCTCTTTAATCTGTCGAGTAAGCATATCGGTATCTAATTCATCGTGTGCATTTGAACGGCTTCATCACTGGCAATTAATCCGTCGTGAAGCCTGATGATACGATGAGCGTTTTCCGCGATATATTCCTCATGTGTAACAAGGATTATTGTGTTGCCGGCGTCATGAAGTTCGTTGAATAACGACAATATCTCTTCACCGGTATTAGAATCAAGATTACCCGTTGGCTCATCCGCAAGTATTATTGACGGCTTGTTTGCCAATGCCCGGGCTACTGCGACGCGCTGTCGCTGACCACCTGAAAGTTCGTTCGGTTTGTGATTCATTCTATCACCCAAACCGACTTGTTCAAGCACTTCCTTTGCCCGTTCTCTTCTACTTTCCAAACTCACTCCGCCGTAAATCAAAGGTAATTCGACGTTTTGCAGGCTGCTGATTCTCGGCAGTAGATTAAACGTCTGGAATACGAATCCTATCTTCTCGTTTCTAATTCCCGCCAGCTGATCATCATCCATTTCGTTTACCTGTTCTTCTTCAAACAGATATGATCCGGTAGTCGGAGTATCGAGGCACCCAAGGATATTCATTATTGTAGATTTTCCTGAGCCTGACGGTCCCATGATAGCAATGTATTCTCCCTGCTCTATTTTCAGACTGACTCCGTCCAGGGCATGAATTTTTTCTGCGCCCAAATCATATATCTTTTTTACGTTTTCAATATCTATAAGTGTCATTAGTGGCTCAGCCCTTCCGCTTTCCCCTCATTCTCATCTTCGACCCTAACATAATCGCCATCCTGAAGTGTTTTACTCAATACTCTATAAGAACCTGAAACAATCTTTTCACCGGGTTCAACCCCCTCAAGTATTTCTATCTTGGATTCACCGGTAATGCCTGTTTTCACTTTTCGCATAACAGCTATGCCGTCTTCCACTACGAATACCACTTCAACATAATCGTCGGTTCCATTATGTTTTTCTTTTTCGAATCCGTTCGAGGCTATGGCGATACCTTCTCCACCCTCAACTCGCACAATTTTTTTAGGCTCGCGAACGGTAACCGATTGTATCGGCACTGCCGTGGCGTTTTCCGAGACATTGGTAATTACTTCCACTGAAGCGGACATTCCGGGTCTCAGCATCTCAGGAAATTCAAGCATCCTTATCGTGACTTCGAAATTCGTTACTTGCTCCTGCGTTCCGAGTCCTCGAGTGACCGCCGAATTAGCTACTTCCTCAACTAAACCGCTGAATATTTCATCGCCGAATGCATCTATCTCAATAGCTGTTGTATCGCCGATTTCGAGCAATACCACATCGTTTTCATCTACCTCGACCAAGACTTCCATATCAGTAAGGTCTGCGATGGTCATTATTATATCTTCCTGAAATTGGGAACCTAAAGCGATTTCACCCACTTCTTTGTTTATTTTAACAACCGTACCGCTCAAAGAAGTGTAAAGCATTGTTTTACTGAGATCGTCCTTCGCCTGATCAAGAAGGGCTTTAGCCTGAGAGACAGATTCGTGTGCGCTGTTCAGTCGCGCTATTGCGACTTCGTAATTTCCGTCAGCGCCCTCCAAATCTGATTCCGAGATTAGTCCTTTTTTATAAAGTTCATGCTGCCTTTTGGTGGCGCTATTAGTCACTTTCAGATTTGCTCTTTCAAGAGCTTCCTGCGCTTTTGCCGACCGCAGAGCTGCCTTACGTTGATCAACGGAAGCTACATATCTTGCGCTGTCTAAATATACGATCACTTGACCTGCTTTAACTTCATCGCCTTCTTCGGCGGTCATACTTAATATTTTTCCGCTGACGTTGGCTGCAATATTCACTGAAATTACAGGCTGCACCCTTCCTGAAGCAGAGACTATTTCAACAATATTTTCATTTGTAACTTCTTCCACCTGGACAGTTACTACATCGTCCGAACCGCCCATAATTTTTGCCGCGACCAAACCGCCGATAACTATTAACGTTCCGCCTGCAATTATTAATTTTTTCCTTTTAGTCACTTTCATACTCCTTATCGAATTTGCCCCATCGTATTCATTAGCTGCGCATGAGCTATCTGACTGTCATATTTATTTCTGATTACTGATGTGTTCGCTCTCAAGAGCGCGACCTGAGCGTCCTGAACCTCTAACAGAGTGGCCGACCCGAGACCATATCGTTCAGTCGCCAATCGAAGGTCTTCTGTTGCTGATTGCTGATTCTCCTCGAATATATTTTCCAATTCTTCATAGGTTTCAAGCTTGGTGATGGCGTCATCAATCCTGGCGATGAGTTCTCTATTACTATTTTCCAAATCCTCTTTAGAGGAATTATAAATCGCCTGTGATTGCTCGAGATTGGCTTTGTCAGCAAAGCCGTTGAATATATTCAAATTCAGCGATACACCAAGATTTGATTGCCAATTGTTTGATATATTTGACGGAGAGAATACACTTCCGAGGTCCTGATTATTTCTCGAATACTGAATGCTCGCGCTTAATTTCGGGAAAAATGCGGCTTTCGCGACTTTCGTACCATGCTGCGCTCCCCTTACCGCAGCTTCAAACTGTTTTAGTCTTGGATTATTTTTCTTTGCAATATCAATCGCTTTTTCTCTGCTTGGATATTCAACTTTTGCATATTCTTTCTCTTCTAATCTAATTGGTGTCAGCGGATTTCTTCCCATTACCAAATTCAGGCTCGATTTTGCCGCGGCAACTACATTCTGCTGGGTAAGCAGATTCGATTTATCGGTACCCAACTGAACCTTTGCTTTGAACAGGTCTGTTCTGGCAACGGAACCTAGTTCATAAAGGCTATTTGTCCTTTCGAGCTGTTCCTGACTTAACATCAGGGCATCAAACAATGCGTATTGCAGCGCAGTTGCTTTTGAAAGCTCTAAATAGCGTCGAGTGATCTGAAAGACAGCATCATTCTTGGCGCCTTCGAGAGCATGAAATCCCGAGGTTTGAAACGACTTCGCCTGTGCTATATTGTTCCACCACTTGCCGCCGTCATAAATGTTTTGATTTATGCTCAATCCAAACGAATGATTATCCTGTTGAAAATACGGAGATGTAAATACTCTGGAAATAATCGTCGGATTTCCTTCGGAGTCTATTCCCTGCACAGTTCCGATATTGCTTGTTGCTCCCTGAAGAAACCGTGATTTTCCCGAGCTGATGTTCACGCTCGGAAGAATCGCTGAATATGCGCCTAATACTTGAGCGTCACGCTGCTGAAGTGTGTATTCCGCGCTCTTAATCGAATAATTTTTACGCAGC
This window contains:
- the kdsB gene encoding 3-deoxy-manno-octulosonate cytidylyltransferase, which codes for MHSVGVIPARYGSKRLPGKPLALIGNKPMIQHVWESANQAQTLDELIVATDDERIIQAVRDFGGKAVMTPSDSESGSDRVGAAVRNMNVDVVVNIQGDEPFIESSIIDDIVRSFEEPNVVMSTPVRKSDKDDDLSNPNIVKVVMDENWNALNFSRSQISDEWIHIGIYGYTHEFLMKYIALERTPREISESLEQLRVIEHGYKINLVETNYHAFPIDTEADLERANNLMMERAEG
- the gatC gene encoding Asp-tRNA(Asn)/Glu-tRNA(Gln) amidotransferase subunit GatC — protein: MSISKEDVDKIARLAKLDLSEDERNKFAKQLGDIISYVEKLNEVDVSDVEPLAHVNDIMNVSREDKSRPSLDKKQVFKNSPKHDNEYFLVPKVLKT
- a CDS encoding ABC transporter permease; the encoded protein is MGYFNSFIIAVESLTKQKMRSALTLIGMIIGVASIIGIMTTMEAIQTYMEKSLSILGSTVFQVQKTPFMNVGPSERHKYRNRKNIKVEHADAIRDRAKKVANVGAEDWAFGKAIGYKKKTTEPVYLVSGATPEWSPNNGYFVEDGRFLTQTDVDYSRFVMVIGLEAVEALFPFKYPIGETVKFEGRNFEVVGVIEEQGNEMGRSRNNMLVIPLPVFQKIYGKEGSINITISAKSSELLNGAIDEIITIMRAVRKVAPGEENDFEVFNSESLISFFNDISRNLKIGSVLISFISLAVAGIGIMNIMMVSVTERTREIGIRKAIGARKKHILTQFLVEAVLLSLTGGLIGVIFGVVLGNVAASFMNLSVAIPWFWVVIGLLFCSFVGIVSGFWPALKASRLDPIESLRYE
- a CDS encoding ABC transporter permease, which produces MLTRQIKEIYEGVRIALSALRENKFRSTLTTLGIVIGIVAVTVMATAIEGLNRAFSTSISALGSDVLFVDKMPWFTNKDFFKYNNRKDIKISDAESIFKYASHVSAVAPVVSAHKTVKHREKSLGRVMVIGTTTSYSETANLYPEYGRFLSDIDVKHSRHVAVIGSEIAANLYENEDPIGSKIRIEGRPYSVIGILEKKGNLLGMMDLDSRVIIPLATFSNSFGTRRRVSIHVKVNDQVYMEETKDELIGIMRRVRRVPPGAEDDFSINQQSVFTDMYDNMTGAIYGAGIVITALSLLVGGIGVMNIMLVSVTERTREIGIRKALGARRRSILFQFLIESSAICLLGGIIALVIGFGISVVIDKYLLPTAMPLSWALLALVISALIGIGFGMFPASKASKLDPIDALRYE
- a CDS encoding ABC transporter ATP-binding protein, yielding MTLIDIENVKKIYDLGAEKIHALDGVSLKIEQGEYIAIMGPSGSGKSTIMNILGCLDTPTTGSYLFEEEQVNEMDDDQLAGIRNEKIGFVFQTFNLLPRISSLQNVELPLIYGGVSLESRRERAKEVLEQVGLGDRMNHKPNELSGGQRQRVAVARALANKPSIILADEPTGNLDSNTGEEILSLFNELHDAGNTIILVTHEEYIAENAHRIIRLHDGLIASDEAVQMHTMN
- a CDS encoding efflux RND transporter periplasmic adaptor subunit, with amino-acid sequence MTKRKKLIIAGGTLIVIGGLVAAKIMGGSDDVVTVQVEEVTNENIVEIVSASGRVQPVISVNIAANVSGKILSMTAEEGDEVKAGQVIVYLDSARYVASVDQRKAALRSAKAQEALERANLKVTNSATKRQHELYKKGLISESDLEGADGNYEVAIARLNSAHESVSQAKALLDQAKDDLSKTMLYTSLSGTVVKINKEVGEIALGSQFQEDIIMTIADLTDMEVLVEVDENDVVLLEIGDTTAIEIDAFGDEIFSGLVEEVANSAVTRGLGTQEQVTNFEVTIRMLEFPEMLRPGMSASVEVITNVSENATAVPIQSVTVREPKKIVRVEGGEGIAIASNGFEKEKHNGTDDYVEVVFVVEDGIAVMRKVKTGITGESKIEILEGVEPGEKIVSGSYRVLSKTLQDGDYVRVEDENEGKAEGLSH
- a CDS encoding TolC family protein produces the protein MNIHKNLLVAGLIFFVPAVSNGQRDRLLTLDESITIALRKNYSIKSAEYTLQQRDAQVLGAYSAILPSVNISSGKSRFLQGATSNIGTVQGIDSEGNPTIISRVFTSPYFQQDNHSFGLSINQNIYDGGKWWNNIAQAKSFQTSGFHALEGAKNDAVFQITRRYLELSKATALQYALFDALMLSQEQLERTNSLYELGSVARTDLFKAKVQLGTDKSNLLTQQNVVAAAKSSLNLVMGRNPLTPIRLEEKEYAKVEYPSREKAIDIAKKNNPRLKQFEAAVRGAQHGTKVAKAAFFPKLSASIQYSRNNQDLGSVFSPSNISNNWQSNLGVSLNLNIFNGFADKANLEQSQAIYNSSKEDLENSNRELIARIDDAITKLETYEELENIFEENQQSATEDLRLATERYGLGSATLLEVQDAQVALLRANTSVIRNKYDSQIAHAQLMNTMGQIR